One genomic window of Gossypium hirsutum isolate 1008001.06 chromosome D11, Gossypium_hirsutum_v2.1, whole genome shotgun sequence includes the following:
- the LOC107911614 gene encoding uncharacterized protein At5g65660, whose translation MDSQDLSPPSHMDASRPSLGFPLGTALLLIIIFSLSGFFSCCYHWGKFRSLRRSFTDAAAVPDDDIEASPSKPKPNCMDLKRNQSESLPVLMPGDEIPKFIALPCPCEPRREAKVVIEVQKTPKSPRFPVPLY comes from the exons ATGGACAGTCAGGATCTTTCCCCACCATCACACATGGATGCATCTCGACCCTCCCTCGGTTTCCCTCTCGGCACTGCTCTCCTCTTAATCATCATTTTCAGCTTGAGTGGCTTCTTCTCTTGCTGCTACCACTGGGGCAAATTTAGATCCCTCCGTCGATCTTTCACCGACGCCGCCGCAGTTCCCGATGACGATATCGAAGCATCCCCCTCCAAACCTAAGCCTAACTGCATG GATTTAAAGAGAAACCAGAGCGAAAGCTTGCCTGTTTTAATGCCTGGAGATGAGATTCCAAAGTTCATAGCATTGCCATGTCCATGTGAACCTCGACGAGAAGCTAAGGTTGTAATAGAAGTGCAGAAGACACCCAAATCACCTCGTTTTCCAGTTCCTTTGTATTAG